The following are encoded together in the Alphaproteobacteria bacterium genome:
- the ubiE gene encoding bifunctional demethylmenaquinone methyltransferase/2-methoxy-6-polyprenyl-1,4-benzoquinol methylase UbiE: MSDPFAKNQENDTNFGFKSVSFDEKKKLVQNVFDSVAPKYDLMNDLMSLGLHRAWKKSFVNMITLEDNDHVLDMAGGTGDISFKLHEKAKKQHANIHITNADLTYHMLKTGIDRAIDRGILNGINYANTDAQSLPFLDETFSHYVISFGLRNVPSRAKALSEAKRVLKKGGRFYCLEFSHIFLSPIQKIYQKYAFKFIPKLGEKISNDKASYQYLVESIEKFPKQEDLALELRQAGFDNVNFRNLSLGLVAIHYGTKL, from the coding sequence ATGTCAGATCCTTTTGCAAAAAACCAAGAAAATGATACAAACTTTGGATTCAAATCAGTAAGTTTTGACGAAAAGAAAAAACTTGTCCAAAACGTTTTTGATTCTGTTGCCCCAAAATATGATTTAATGAATGATTTAATGAGTCTTGGTCTTCACCGCGCTTGGAAGAAATCATTTGTTAATATGATCACACTTGAAGACAATGATCACGTTCTAGATATGGCAGGTGGCACAGGTGACATTAGTTTTAAGCTTCACGAAAAAGCCAAAAAGCAACACGCTAATATCCACATTACGAATGCTGATCTTACATATCATATGCTTAAAACAGGTATTGACCGCGCTATCGATCGTGGTATTTTAAATGGTATTAATTATGCCAACACTGATGCACAATCCCTTCCCTTTTTAGACGAAACATTCTCGCATTATGTTATATCTTTCGGTCTTCGTAATGTGCCCTCACGCGCAAAAGCGCTTAGCGAAGCAAAAAGAGTCCTTAAAAAAGGGGGAAGATTTTACTGTCTTGAATTCAGCCACATTTTTCTATCACCCATTCAAAAAATATATCAAAAATACGCCTTCAAATTCATTCCGAAATTAGGCGAAAAAATTTCAAATGACAAAGCTTCCTATCAATATTTAGTTGAAAGCATCGAAAAATTTCCAAAGCAAGAAGATTTAGCTTTAGAATTACGCCAAGCAGGATTTGATAATGTTAATTTTCGTAACCTGTCTTTAGGATTGGTTGCTATTCATTACGGCACAAAGCTGTAA
- a CDS encoding Gfo/Idh/MocA family oxidoreductase: MLRQPNVAIIGCGYWGKNLVRNFHKLKSLAAVCDDNPETAESMSKQFHVPYLTFHEILLNKEIDGVVIAAPAIQHYTLAKKALLANKHVYVEKPLSLNLSHAKELCELAHSKNLRLMVGHLLQYHPAFLKLKEMVQKGDLGRLQYIYSNRLNLGKIRREENILWSFAPHDISMILSLAGEMPTDVTAISATHLHKTVADITTTHLTFSSGLAAHIFVSWLHPFKEQKLVIVGEKGMAVFNDGHSWEEKLQLYPHKIEWVSGVPSPLKAEVEYIPIKPDEPLTLECQHFLDCIQTGETPRTDGEEGVRVLEVLYKAELSMQEPTTNIIPLQKDIFIHESAYVDQPVEIGAGTKIWHFSHILGQTKIGKNCVISQNVMIGPNVEIGDNCKIQNNVSLYKGVVLEDGVFCGPSCVFTNVNTPRAEVERKDDFLETRIKKGATIGANATIVCGNTIGAYALIGAGSVITKDVPDHALMVGVPARQIGWVSHSGEKLGNDLICPRENRQYKIDNNQLIEIQKVQKLHKAG; encoded by the coding sequence ATGCTTAGACAGCCAAACGTAGCTATTATTGGATGTGGATATTGGGGCAAAAACCTTGTCCGAAATTTCCATAAACTTAAATCTCTAGCCGCTGTTTGCGACGATAATCCTGAAACAGCTGAATCCATGTCAAAACAATTTCATGTACCCTATTTGACATTCCACGAAATTCTTCTAAATAAAGAAATAGATGGTGTTGTTATTGCAGCTCCAGCCATTCAACATTACACCCTCGCTAAAAAAGCACTTCTTGCAAACAAGCATGTTTACGTCGAAAAACCACTTTCCTTAAATCTATCACATGCTAAAGAATTATGTGAACTTGCACACTCTAAAAATCTAAGACTAATGGTCGGTCATCTTTTGCAATACCACCCCGCTTTCTTGAAATTAAAAGAAATGGTTCAAAAAGGTGATTTAGGTCGTCTTCAATATATATATTCAAATCGTCTTAACCTTGGCAAAATCAGACGCGAAGAAAATATTTTGTGGAGCTTTGCACCCCACGACATTTCAATGATTTTATCACTCGCAGGCGAAATGCCTACTGATGTAACAGCTATATCCGCTACACATCTTCACAAAACAGTCGCTGATATTACAACCACGCATCTGACTTTCAGCTCAGGTCTTGCCGCACACATTTTTGTATCCTGGCTTCATCCATTTAAAGAACAAAAACTTGTTATCGTTGGTGAAAAGGGAATGGCCGTTTTTAACGATGGGCATTCTTGGGAAGAAAAATTACAATTATACCCCCATAAGATTGAATGGGTAAGTGGCGTCCCTTCTCCTTTAAAAGCCGAAGTTGAATATATTCCTATCAAACCAGATGAGCCCCTTACACTTGAATGTCAACATTTCTTGGATTGCATTCAGACAGGAGAAACACCTCGAACAGATGGCGAAGAAGGTGTTCGTGTTCTTGAAGTGCTTTATAAAGCAGAGCTATCAATGCAAGAACCTACAACAAATATTATTCCTTTGCAAAAAGACATTTTTATTCATGAAAGTGCATATGTCGACCAACCTGTTGAAATTGGCGCTGGTACAAAAATCTGGCATTTCTCACATATTTTAGGTCAAACTAAAATCGGTAAAAATTGCGTCATCAGCCAAAATGTTATGATTGGACCTAATGTTGAAATTGGCGATAATTGTAAAATTCAAAACAATGTAAGTCTGTATAAAGGCGTGGTTCTTGAAGATGGCGTTTTTTGTGGCCCCTCTTGCGTCTTTACAAATGTCAACACGCCACGCGCAGAAGTTGAACGTAAGGATGATTTTTTAGAAACACGGATAAAAAAAGGCGCAACAATTGGTGCTAATGCAACAATCGTTTGCGGCAATACAATTGGTGCTTATGCCCTCATAGGCGCAGGATCTGTGATTACCAAAGATGTACCTGATCACGCTTTGATGGTTGGCGTTCCGGCACGTCAAATTGGTTGGGTAAGCCATTCAGGTGAAAAACTTGGGAATGACCTTATTTGTCCACGTGAAAATCGCCAATATAAAATTGATAATAATCAATTGATCGAAATTCAAAAAGTTCAAAAGCTACACAAAGCAGGATAA
- the hscA gene encoding Fe-S protein assembly chaperone HscA, whose product MLLQITEPKGKSQEIPEYLTKSIGIDLGTTHSVIAYVKEGVPEIIPSQEGKPLIPSVVAYQNNEVLAGDEISDLQTNVIRSIKRLMGRGLADIQTLQGIMPYEFQKDQDNQSLLRLNIDGQLKTAIEISADLLKKLKRDAEAYLGHPVTQAVITVPAYFDEAQRAATKDAARLAGLDVLRLLSEPTAAALAYGLDQNKEGVYAIYDLGGGTFDISILKLEKGVFRVLATGGNARLGGDDIDLLIVDDYLKKHNKSIESQQDLKRLLQLAKKLKEALTENETAGFEDYILTKTDFNNLIEPITNQTITLFEQTLKDAQLNAKNLNGIVLVGGSTRIPYISESLKQAFNQKPLSDLNPDEIVALGAAIQAHGLTEGANHLLLDIIPLSLGIETMGGLVEKIIDRNSPIPTAKMQEFTTYVDGQTAMSLHIVQGERELAKDCRSLGHFEFKNIPPMSATMPRIQITFMVDADGLLIVSAHEETTGAKQEIVIKPSYGLDEAEITQMLYDSINHGEDDLNQRFLIELKVEAQSVLTALEKALIADKDVLTNDEKNEIVLAAEKLTFLLDSSNRDDIQLALTLLEDKAKPFVEKRLNKALSSSIKGISIDQFK is encoded by the coding sequence ATGCTTCTGCAAATCACAGAACCTAAGGGAAAAAGCCAAGAAATCCCTGAATACCTGACAAAATCCATCGGCATTGATTTGGGGACGACGCATTCTGTGATTGCTTATGTAAAAGAGGGTGTACCTGAAATTATTCCATCTCAAGAAGGCAAACCCTTAATTCCTTCTGTTGTTGCCTATCAAAATAATGAAGTTCTTGCAGGCGATGAAATTTCGGATCTTCAAACAAATGTTATACGTTCTATCAAACGCTTAATGGGACGTGGCCTTGCTGATATCCAAACACTTCAAGGCATCATGCCTTATGAATTTCAAAAAGATCAAGACAATCAATCCCTTTTACGTCTAAATATTGATGGGCAATTAAAAACTGCCATTGAAATATCCGCCGATCTTCTTAAAAAACTAAAACGTGATGCTGAAGCCTATCTTGGGCATCCCGTGACGCAAGCCGTGATCACGGTTCCAGCTTATTTTGACGAAGCTCAACGCGCTGCCACCAAAGATGCTGCACGCCTTGCAGGACTCGACGTATTGCGTCTTTTAAGCGAGCCAACAGCCGCCGCCCTCGCCTATGGACTCGATCAAAACAAAGAAGGTGTTTATGCGATTTATGATTTAGGGGGTGGAACGTTTGATATCTCCATCCTGAAACTTGAAAAAGGTGTCTTCCGCGTATTAGCCACTGGAGGCAATGCACGATTAGGCGGCGATGATATCGATCTTTTAATCGTTGATGATTATCTAAAAAAACACAATAAATCAATAGAATCGCAGCAAGACCTTAAGAGATTACTTCAGCTTGCGAAAAAGCTAAAAGAAGCATTGACCGAAAATGAAACCGCAGGTTTTGAAGATTATATTTTAACTAAAACAGATTTCAACAATCTAATCGAACCCATAACAAACCAAACAATCACCCTATTTGAACAAACGCTTAAAGATGCACAACTTAATGCCAAAAATCTTAACGGCATCGTTTTAGTAGGCGGCTCAACACGTATCCCTTATATATCTGAAAGCTTAAAACAGGCTTTCAACCAAAAACCACTTTCTGACCTTAATCCTGATGAAATTGTCGCCCTAGGCGCTGCCATTCAAGCCCATGGATTGACAGAAGGCGCTAATCATCTTTTGCTCGATATTATTCCCCTATCCTTAGGCATTGAAACAATGGGCGGATTGGTTGAAAAAATTATCGATCGCAATTCACCAATTCCAACCGCCAAAATGCAAGAATTCACAACCTATGTTGATGGACAAACCGCCATGTCTTTGCATATTGTCCAAGGTGAACGAGAACTCGCCAAAGATTGCAGATCTCTCGGCCATTTCGAGTTTAAAAACATACCGCCCATGAGCGCCACCATGCCGCGCATCCAGATTACCTTCATGGTCGATGCTGATGGATTATTAATCGTTTCAGCCCATGAAGAAACAACAGGCGCCAAACAAGAAATCGTCATTAAACCTTCTTATGGTTTGGACGAGGCAGAAATAACCCAGATGCTATATGATTCCATCAATCATGGCGAAGACGATTTAAACCAACGCTTTTTAATCGAACTTAAAGTTGAAGCACAATCTGTTCTGACAGCTTTAGAAAAAGCACTGATTGCGGATAAAGATGTCTTAACAAATGATGAAAAAAATGAGATAGTACTGGCAGCAGAAAAACTCACGTTTTTACTTGATAGTTCAAATCGTGACGACATTCAATTAGCCCTTACGTTATTAGAGGACAAAGCAAAGCCTTTTGTTGAAAAAAGGTTAAATAAAGCACTTTCTTCCTCGATAAAAGGAATTTCAATTGATCAATTTAAATAA
- a CDS encoding septum formation initiator family protein, with protein MHTIDKIKERLPSLILPFTSIMLVTYFAVHLMNGSRGIGVYFKLKDQKIVYENERDALKKKLAFKESKTGLLSPKHLDPDMLDEEIRYKLGLSDPQEKIILMGLPEKQIGDQKRTIIIVPPREKK; from the coding sequence ATGCACACTATTGATAAAATAAAAGAGCGTTTACCAAGTCTCATTTTGCCGTTCACAAGTATAATGCTTGTGACGTATTTTGCTGTGCATTTAATGAATGGCAGTCGTGGCATTGGTGTTTATTTTAAGCTTAAAGATCAAAAAATTGTTTATGAAAATGAACGAGATGCTTTAAAAAAGAAGCTTGCATTCAAAGAATCAAAAACAGGTCTTTTAAGCCCAAAACATCTTGATCCTGATATGTTAGATGAAGAAATTCGTTATAAATTAGGTCTTTCTGATCCTCAAGAAAAAATTATTTTAATGGGATTGCCTGAAAAACAGATAGGCGATCAAAAAAGAACAATTATTATTGTTCCCCCCAGAGAAAAAAAATAA
- a CDS encoding leucine-rich repeat protein, giving the protein MKKIHMLSILFLMAFSASFSFADERHDIIIGNYKETHPQVEGSFYTLNEIGSVNDGLNNAYLVLTGQELHDKNNRINELLQNSPNMHIILDVQEGDGLVENASLSLGQNLVENIRKLTILNIAQDVQIIGDDFLSRYIRLSDLDLTLLSQVRRIGSYFLYGCNGLAHIDLPPSVTHIKDSFLEGCASLTRLDLIPLSQVIHIGACFLKDCTELIDLDLSPLRQVVQIGVLFLTNCSKLTNLDLSSLSQLTQIKQGFLLNCSGLTGLDLSAFRLVIQIEQIFLYGCTGFAGLGQLILPAYNPILKASLEVTFPQGTAIGDDIRENYTEGYRLPSKNTKNAQN; this is encoded by the coding sequence ATGAAGAAAATACATATGTTGTCTATATTATTTTTGATGGCATTTTCGGCATCTTTTTCTTTTGCTGATGAGCGTCATGATATAATTATAGGCAATTACAAAGAAACACATCCTCAAGTGGAAGGATCTTTTTATACCCTGAATGAGATTGGTAGTGTCAATGACGGCTTAAATAATGCGTATCTTGTGCTTACGGGTCAAGAATTGCACGATAAAAATAATCGTATTAATGAATTGCTTCAAAATTCTCCTAATATGCACATTATTCTTGATGTTCAAGAAGGCGATGGGTTGGTAGAAAATGCTTCATTATCTCTTGGTCAGAATTTAGTTGAAAATATACGTAAACTTACAATCCTTAATATTGCTCAAGATGTTCAAATAATCGGAGATGATTTTCTTTCTAGGTATATTAGATTGAGTGATCTTGATCTTACGCTTTTAAGTCAAGTGAGAAGAATTGGATCTTACTTTCTTTATGGTTGCAATGGATTGGCTCACATTGATCTTCCCCCTTCAGTGACACATATCAAAGATAGCTTTCTTGAAGGTTGTGCTAGTTTGACCCGCCTTGATCTTATACCTTTAAGTCAAGTGATCCATATTGGAGCTTGCTTTCTTAAGGATTGCACTGAATTGATTGATTTGGATCTTTCTCCTTTGCGTCAAGTGGTACAGATTGGCGTTCTTTTTCTTACTAATTGTTCTAAATTGACCAATCTTGATCTTTCTTCCTTGAGTCAATTGACGCAGATTAAACAGGGCTTTCTTTTAAATTGTAGCGGATTGACAGGTCTTGATCTTTCTGCCTTTCGTCTAGTGATACAGATTGAACAAATTTTTCTTTATGGTTGTACAGGGTTTGCTGGATTGGGTCAGCTAATATTACCAGCATATAACCCAATTCTTAAGGCTAGTTTGGAAGTTACATTTCCTCAAGGTACAGCAATAGGAGATGACATTCGAGAAAATTACACTGAAGGATATCGACTACCTTCAAAAAATACAAAAAACGCACAAAATTAA
- a CDS encoding DegT/DnrJ/EryC1/StrS aminotransferase family protein has protein sequence MQPIQFIDLKAQQKNIRQKLDIAIQKVLDHGIYIMGPEVKELEAKLSAFCGAKHTISCSNGTDAIAFALMCKNIKAGDHVLVPSFTFAATAEVLAWFDAIPVFVDVDLKTFNMCPNHLESTILDAKKKGQRLTGIITVDLFGQPVDYEAINKIAKNHDLWIIDDAAQGFGGSLKGQKVGTLAELTTTSFFPAKPLGCYGDGGAIFTDNDEYAALMRSIRVHGQGSDKYDNVRIGMNGRLDTIQAAILLEKLAIFAEELKKRDQIAQRYSNALKDCIQTPHLIDGAFSAWAQYTLVIPNRDEVAQSLKEVGVPTFVYYPMPLNLQTAYKHYPTGPNGTPNAEKLAKQVLSLPMHPYLDEKTQDYIIEQTRAILLKKAA, from the coding sequence ATGCAACCAATACAATTTATTGATCTTAAAGCACAACAAAAAAACATTCGCCAAAAGCTTGATATAGCCATTCAAAAAGTACTTGATCATGGCATCTATATCATGGGGCCTGAAGTTAAAGAACTTGAAGCTAAACTTTCAGCATTCTGCGGCGCAAAACACACTATTTCTTGCTCCAACGGAACCGATGCCATTGCATTTGCTTTAATGTGCAAAAATATTAAAGCTGGCGATCACGTGCTTGTCCCATCCTTTACATTTGCAGCAACAGCAGAAGTTCTTGCATGGTTTGATGCTATCCCTGTTTTCGTAGATGTTGATCTTAAAACTTTTAACATGTGCCCAAATCATCTTGAATCAACTATTCTAGATGCAAAGAAAAAAGGACAACGCCTTACAGGTATTATTACTGTTGATCTATTTGGTCAACCTGTTGATTATGAAGCAATCAACAAAATTGCCAAAAACCATGATTTATGGATCATTGATGATGCAGCACAAGGTTTTGGTGGCAGCTTAAAAGGACAAAAAGTTGGAACACTCGCCGAACTTACAACAACTAGCTTTTTTCCTGCAAAACCATTAGGTTGTTATGGTGATGGTGGCGCTATTTTCACTGATAATGATGAATATGCTGCACTCATGCGTTCTATTCGTGTCCATGGTCAAGGAAGTGATAAATACGACAATGTGCGCATTGGCATGAACGGTCGTCTTGATACAATTCAGGCAGCGATTCTTCTTGAAAAGCTCGCCATTTTTGCTGAAGAACTTAAAAAACGCGATCAAATTGCACAACGTTATTCAAATGCTCTTAAAGATTGTATCCAAACACCTCATTTAATTGATGGTGCATTTTCAGCTTGGGCACAATATACGCTGGTAATACCTAACCGCGATGAAGTTGCGCAATCTCTGAAAGAAGTTGGCGTTCCTACTTTTGTATATTATCCAATGCCTTTAAATCTACAAACAGCCTATAAACATTATCCAACAGGCCCCAATGGTACACCAAACGCTGAAAAGCTTGCAAAACAAGTTCTAAGTTTACCAATGCATCCTTATTTGGATGAAAAAACACAAGATTACATTATTGAGCAAACGCGTGCTATCCTTCTAAAAAAAGCTGCGTAA
- a CDS encoding ferredoxin family 2Fe-2S iron-sulfur cluster binding protein, which translates to MAKMVFIDADGTKKEVEAPLGLSVLEIAHRNMVDIEGACDGSLACSTCHVIVEGDYFKKLEPASEDEEDMLDLAFGLTHTSRLGCQIIMSEELDGLTVRLPNATRNMMVDK; encoded by the coding sequence ATGGCAAAAATGGTTTTTATAGATGCAGATGGTACTAAAAAAGAAGTAGAAGCGCCTCTTGGTCTATCTGTTCTTGAAATTGCTCATCGTAATATGGTTGATATTGAAGGCGCTTGCGATGGATCACTTGCGTGCTCGACCTGCCATGTCATCGTTGAAGGTGATTATTTCAAGAAATTAGAACCTGCTTCAGAAGATGAAGAAGATATGCTTGATCTTGCTTTTGGGCTTACCCATACGTCGCGTTTAGGATGCCAAATTATCATGAGCGAAGAACTCGATGGTCTTACAGTGCGCCTGCCGAACGCAACACGTAATATGATGGTTGATAAATAA
- the iscX gene encoding Fe-S cluster assembly protein IscX, translating into MAPSLRWTDSRDIAIALDEKFPNTDILSIRFTDLKQWVTELDGFSDDATKCNEKILEAIQMTWLDERD; encoded by the coding sequence ATGGCCCCTTCTCTTCGTTGGACAGATTCGCGTGACATCGCGATTGCCTTGGATGAAAAATTCCCTAATACAGACATCCTGTCCATTCGTTTTACTGATCTTAAACAATGGGTTACCGAATTAGATGGATTTTCAGATGACGCTACAAAATGCAACGAAAAAATTCTTGAAGCTATCCAAATGACTTGGCTCGATGAGCGCGATTAA
- the mnmA gene encoding tRNA 2-thiouridine(34) synthase MnmA gives MMNHPLNSLGITKPISETRVVVAMSGGVDSSVVAALLKHEGYQVVGITLQLYDEGQVGQKKGTCCAGLDIYDAKQVAQNLNIPHYVLDYQKNFKKDVIDPFVDSYLQGQTPIPCVRCNQTVKFRDLFSFAKDLNADVMATGHYVRRLEIDGKPTLHSGTDPTRDQSFFLFATTQEQLEFLRFPLGAFDKVQTRQMAEQWGLVVAEKPDSQDICFVPNGSYARVVEKLRPGTLEPGNIVDQQGNILAQHKGIIHYTIGQRKGLEIGGLKDPLYVVKLDPIKHEVIVGPKEALACAEIDIIEPNWLIDPTTINGQFMVKFRSTQPAIPAEIIPVDNNRATIRFAEAQYGVASGQACVIYDNERVLGGGWIQLKG, from the coding sequence ATGATGAACCACCCTCTTAATTCCTTAGGCATCACCAAACCCATTTCTGAAACACGTGTTGTTGTTGCCATGTCCGGTGGTGTTGATAGCTCCGTCGTTGCCGCTTTACTAAAGCACGAAGGCTACCAAGTCGTTGGCATTACGTTGCAACTTTATGATGAAGGTCAAGTAGGTCAAAAAAAAGGCACTTGTTGCGCAGGTCTTGATATTTATGACGCCAAACAGGTCGCCCAAAATCTTAACATTCCGCATTATGTTCTTGATTATCAAAAGAATTTCAAGAAAGACGTCATTGATCCTTTTGTCGATTCATATCTACAAGGACAAACACCCATTCCTTGCGTCAGATGCAATCAAACCGTTAAATTTCGTGATCTTTTTAGCTTTGCCAAAGATTTAAATGCTGATGTCATGGCCACAGGCCATTATGTAAGACGTCTTGAAATCGATGGCAAACCGACTTTACATTCAGGCACAGACCCAACACGGGATCAAAGCTTTTTCTTATTTGCAACAACGCAAGAACAATTAGAATTCCTCCGTTTTCCATTGGGGGCGTTCGACAAAGTACAAACCCGACAAATGGCTGAACAATGGGGCCTTGTTGTCGCTGAAAAACCTGACAGCCAGGATATTTGCTTTGTGCCCAACGGATCCTACGCACGTGTTGTTGAAAAATTACGACCCGGCACGTTAGAGCCCGGCAATATCGTTGATCAACAAGGCAATATTTTAGCCCAACATAAAGGCATTATTCATTACACCATAGGACAACGCAAAGGCCTTGAAATTGGTGGCCTTAAAGATCCGCTTTATGTCGTAAAACTTGATCCCATCAAACATGAAGTCATTGTTGGCCCAAAAGAGGCTTTAGCTTGTGCCGAAATTGACATCATTGAACCCAATTGGTTAATTGATCCTACGACTATTAACGGGCAATTTATGGTTAAATTTAGATCTACGCAACCTGCGATTCCCGCTGAGATTATCCCGGTTGACAACAATCGCGCCACTATCCGTTTCGCAGAAGCGCAATATGGCGTAGCCTCAGGTCAAGCTTGCGTTATTTATGATAATGAGCGGGTTTTGGGTGGTGGCTGGATACAGCTGAAAGGGTAA